One Solanum stenotomum isolate F172 unplaced genomic scaffold, ASM1918654v1 scaffold21218, whole genome shotgun sequence genomic region harbors:
- the LOC125850953 gene encoding receptor-like protein EIX2: MRSLRVLDLSGKSLLGNRPHSFEKMSSLTGYLPPTLPSKLKYLDISDNQMEGPLARSITQLKQLVVLNVARNSFNDSITEHFLNFSDLRVLDLSSNSFIFNVSATWMPRFQLDSLSLQSCGLGAQFPQWIQTQKELSFIDISSTNISGEVPDWFWNFSAKVYYIDLSGNNFSGEIPEFSERVCLTKLDLSDNNFHGPLPHFSPKMMTLILARNSFNGTIAPVCESLVMNNSLSLLDLSSNFLSGQLSDCWRYGKNLQGLNLGNNDLSGEIPRSIGDLTKLYFLQLQNNSFSKNLPSSLKNITGLKILDVSENSLSGNIPFWLGENLHALEILILSRNNYDGIIPREICQLKYLCILDLSSNALSGVIPRCLDNLHTMSGEEEAPSFTNGPYANYRIHGMLFLRGFFLELPFSLPWIVIDLAKNHLSGEIPVEITRLTALRGLNLSSNNFRGAIPRDIHNLQILESLDLSRNQLSCSFPPRMEELSFLEVANFSFNDLTGEIPVGAQFIIFENDSYIGNANLCGFPLSRLCSDHLHEDMVHCSNNKQEVQAIEHEENNNWLDEFSFYISMGIGFYTGFWLFWVTLMLKESWRYAYMRFLENMGNKIYVFAAIRLKNIQAAKGLRNCPN, from the coding sequence ATGCGTTCACTTAGAGTTCTTGATCTTTCTGGGAAGTCTCTCCTAGGCAACCGTCCACATTcgtttgagaaaatgagttctCTTACGGGCTATTTACCACCAACCCTGCCATCAAAGCTGAAATACTTGGATATTTCTGATAATCAAATGGAAGGTCCTTTAGCAAGAAGCATCACACAACTTAAGCAATTAGTTGTCCTCAATGTTGCTCGGAACTCTTTCAATGACTCGATTACAGAACATTTCTTGAATTTCAGTGACTTGAGAGTGTTAGACTTGTCATCCAACTCATTTATTTTCAATGTAAGCGCAACTTGGATGCCTCGTTTTCAACTTGACTCTCTAAGCCTGCAGTCTTGCGGACTTGGTGCACAGTTTCCCCAGTGGATTCAGACACAAAAAGAGTTGTCATTCATTGATATCTCTAGCACCAATATCTCAGGTGAAGTGCCTGATTGGTTTTGGAATTTTTCTGCCAAGGTTTATTACATAGACCTTTCAGGAAACAATTTCAGTGGAGAAATCCCTGAATTTTCAGAAAGAGTTTGTCTTACAAAATTGGACCTGAGTGATAACAATTTTCATGGTCCTTTGCCTCATTTTTCACCCAAGATGATGACGTTGATTTTGGCAAGGAATTCGTTTAATGGTACCATTGCTCCTGTATGTGAATCACTTGTCATGAATAACTCTCTGAGTCTTCTAGACCTATCTTCAAATTTTCTATCAGGACAACTTTCAGATTGTTGGAGATATGGGAAGAATCTGCAAGGATTGAATTTAGGCAATAATGATCTATCAGGGGAGATACCTCGTTCCATCGGAGATCTTACTAAGCTCTACTTTTTGCAATTGCAGAACAACAGTTTCTCCAAAAATCTTCCTTCATCATTGAAGAACATAACTGGACTAAAAATTCTTGATGTTTCTGAAAATAGTTTATCTGGGAATATACCATTTTGGTTAGGGGAGAATTTACATGCTCTTGAGATTCTTATATTAAGCAGAAACAACTATGACGGAATTATTCCCAGGGAGATTTGCCAGCTTAAATACCTATGTATTTTGGACCTTAGTTCCAACGCACTATCAGGAGTCATTCCAAGGTGTCTTGATAATCTCCACACCATGTCCGGAGAAGAGGAAGCCCCATCCTTTACTAATGGACCCTATGCAAATTACAGGATTCATGGAATGCTATTTCTTAGGGGATTCTTTCTGGAGTTACCTTTTAGCTTGCCCTGGATAGTAATTGATCTAGCAAAGAACCATTTATCAGGGGAAATTCCTGTGGAAATCACCAGGCTTACTGCACTGAGGGGCTTGAATTTATCAAGTAACAATTTCAGAGGAGCAATTCCACGTGACATTCACAACTTGCAAATTTTGGAGTCTCTAGATCTTTCCAGGAATCAGCTGTCATGCTCCTTTCCTCCCCGTATGGAAGAACTTTCGTTTCTTGAGGTCGCGAATTTTTCTTTCAATGATTTGACAGGAGAAATTCCAGTTGGAGCTCAATTCATCATCTTTGAGAATGATTCTTATATTGGGAATGCAAACTTGTGTGGATTCCCACTCTCACGACTCTGCTCGGATCATTTACATGAGGACATGGTTCACTGTAGTAACAATAAGCAGGAGGTTCAGGCCATTGAACACGAAGAAAACAACAACTGGCTCGATGAATTTTCGTTCTACATTAGTATGGGAATTGGATTCTATACAGGTTTCTGGTTATTTTGGGTTACTTTAATGTTGAAAGAGTCATGGAGATATGCCTATATGAGGTTCCTGGAAAACATGGGCAATAAGATTTATGTCTTTGCTGCCATCAGATTGAAAAATATTCAAGCAGCAAAGGGGCTGAGAAATTGCCCAAATTAA
- the LOC125850951 gene encoding DNA-directed RNA polymerase II subunit RPB2-like has protein sequence MMYGDNEYVDDRDMMQVEDEGGEGRGDVDEDEDESQEITQDDAWAVISSYFEEKGLVRQQLDSFDEFIQNTMQEIVDETADIEIRPESQHNPSRQPDFVETIYKIKFTQIYLSRPMMTESDGETNTLFPKAARLRNLTYSSPLYVDVKKEVIKKGHDYEEVTENQEFTKVFIGKVPIMLRSSYCSLYNLSEKDLTELGECPYDQGGYFIVNGSEKVLIAQEKMSNNHVYVFKKRQPNKYAYVAEVRSISEGQNKAPSGMFVRMLSRSNSKGAYGQYIRATLPYIRAEIPIIVVFRALGFVADKDILAHICYDFADTQMMELLRPSLEEAFVIQNQQVALDYIGKRGSTVGFTREKRIKYAKEILQREMLPHVGTREYCETKKAFYFGYIIHRLLLCVLGRRPEDDRDHYGNKRLDLAGPLLGGLFRMLFRKLTRDVRSYVQKCVDGGKDVNLQFAIKAKTITSGLKYSLATGNWGQANAAGTRAGVSQVLNRLTFASTLSHLRRLNSPIGREGKLAKPRQLHNSHWGMMCPAETPEGQACGLVKNLALMVYITVGSAANPILEFLEEWSTENFEEISPAVIPQSTKIFVNGCWVGIHRNPDLLVRTLRQLRRQVDVNTEVGVVRNINLKELRLYTDYGRCSRPLFIVDKKRLRIKKKVIVALQMRESTEDSGWHDLVAKGYIEYVDTEEEETTMIAMTINDLTNSRLNPDEAYAETYTHCEIHPSLILGVCASIIPFPDHNQSPRNTYQSAMGKQAMGIYVTNYQFRMDTLAYVLYYPQKPLVTTRAMEHLHFRQLPAGINAIVAITCYSGYNQEDSVIMNQSSIDRGFFRSLFFRSYRDEEKKMGTLVKEDFGRPDRENTMGMRHGNYDKLEDDGFAPPGTRVSGDDVIIGKTTPISQDEAQGQSARYTRKDHSTSLRHSETGIVDQVLLTTNADGLRFVKIRMRSVRIPQIGDKFSSRHGQKGTIGMTYTQEDMPWSAEGITPDIIVNPHAIPSRMTIGQLVECIMGKVASHIGREGDATPFTDVTVDSISKTLLQCGYQMRGFERMYNGHTGRILSAMIFLGPTYYQRLKHMVDDKIHSRGRGPVQILTRQPAEGRSRDGGLRFGEMERDCMIAHGAAHFLKERLFDQSDAYRVHVCQQCGLMAIANLKKMSFECRSCRNKTDNVQVYIPYACKLLIQELMSMAIAPRMLTKELKPSNGK, from the exons ATGATGTATGGAGATAATGAATATGTTGATGATAGAGATATGATGCAAGTAGAAGACGAAGGAGGAGAAGGAAGAGGTGAtgttgatgaagatgaagatgagtcACAGGAGATAACTCAGGACGATGCATGGGCTGTTATTAGTtcatattttgaagaaaaaggacTTGTGAGGCAACAATTGGATTCGTTTGATGAGTTTATACAGAATACAATGCAGGAAATTGTTGATGAAACTGCTGATATTGAAATTCGACCTGAATCTCAGCATAATCCCAGTCGTCAACCTGATTTCGTTGAG ACAATCTATAAGATTAAGTTTACTCAGATATACTTGAGTAGACCTATGATGACAGAGTCTGATGGAGAGACTAATACTTTGTTTCCAAAGGCTGCAAGGTTAAGAAACTTAACATACTCTTCCCCGCTATACGTTGATGTGAAGAAGGAAGTAATAAAGAAAGGTCATGACTATGAAGAAGTGACAGAAAATCAGGAATTTACCAAAGTTTTCATTGGAAAG GTTCCTATAATGCTTCGATCAAGCTACTGCAGCTTGTATAACCTATCGGAGAAAGATTTAACAGAGTTGGGAGAGTGCCCGTATGATCAAGGTGGATACTTCATAGTCAATGGGAGTGAGAAAGTTCTGATTGCACAGGAAAAAATGAGCAATAATCATGTCTATGTATTCAAGAAAAGACAACCAAACAAGTATGCTTATGTGGCAGAAGTTCGGTCTATATCCGAGGGCCAAAACAAGGCACCTAGTGGCATGTTTGTTAGGATGCTTTCTAGGTCTAATTCTAAG GGGGCGTATGGCCAATATATTCGTGCCACTCTCCCATACATACGGGCTGAAATTCCAATTATAGTTGTCTTCAGGGCATTAGGATTTGTAGCTGACAAGGATATATTGGCGCATATTTGTTATGATTTTGCTGACACTCAGATGATGGAATTACTTCGCCCTTCCTTGGAAGAAGCTTTCGTGATTCAAAATCAGCAG GTGGCACTTGACTATATTGGCAAAAGAGGATCTACTGTTGGTTTCACAAGAGAAAAGAGAATCAA GTATGCCAAAGAGATTCTCCAAAGGGAAATGCTTCCACATGTTGGTACTAGAGAATATTGTGAAACTAAGAAAGCCTTCTATTTTGG CTACATCATCCATCGTCTTTTACTCTGTGTACTGGGACGGAGGCCTGAAGATGATAGGGATCATTATGGAAACAAAAGACTGGATCTTGCTGGCCCTTTACTTGGTGGCTTATTCCGAATG CTATTCAGGAAGCTAACAAGGGATGTGAGATCCTATGTTCAAAAG TGTGTTGACGGTGGAAAGGATGTGAATTTGCAATTTGCCATTAAAGCAAAAACAATTACAAGTGGACTTAAGTATTCTCTTGCTACTGGGAACTGGGGACAAGCAAATGCTGCTGGTACCAGGGCAGGAGTTTCACAG GTTTTGAATCGTTTGACATTTGCATCTACTCTTTCTCACTTGCGTAGATTGAACTCACCAATAGGGCGGGAGG GTAAATTGGCAAAACCTAGACAGCTTCATAATTCTCATTGGGGAATGATGTGTCCAGCAGAAACGCCCGAAGGACAA GCATGTGGACTGGTAAAGAATCTTGCTTTAATGGTGTATATAACAGTAGGATCAGCAGCAAATCCAATTTTGGAGTTTCTAGAAGAGTGGAGTACAGAAAATTTTGAG GAAATATCTCCAGCGGTTATTCCCCAATCTACCAAGATTTTTGTAAATGGTTGTTGGGTTGGCATTCATCGTAATCCAGATCTGTTGGTTAGGACACTGAGACAGCTGAGGAGACAG GTTGATGTTAATACTGAAGTTGGAGTTGTCCGCAATATAAATCTGAAGGAACTGAGGCTGTATACAGATTATGGACGTTGTAGTAGGCCGTTATTCATAGTGGATAAAAAGAGATTGAGGATAAAGAAGAAGGTTATTGTCGCACTGCAAATGAGG GAGTCAACTGAAGATTCTGGCTGGCATGATCTTGTGGCGAAAGGATATATTGAGTATGTTGATACTGAGGAGGAAGAGACTACAATGATCGCAATGACCATAAAT GATCTTACAAATTCAAGGCTGAACCCAGATGAGGCTTATGCGGAGACCTACACACACTGTGAAATCCATCCATCTTTGATATTGGGAGTGTGCGCTTCAATCATACCATTTCCAGATCATAACCAG TCCCCTCGTAACACATATCAATCCGCTATGGGAAAGCAAGCAATGGGGATTTATGTCACCAATTACCAATTTCGGATG GATACATTGGCCTATGTACTGTATTATCCACAAAAGCCTCTTGTTACTACGCGAGCTATGGAGCATTTGCATTTCAGGCAGCTTCCAGCTGGCATT AATGCCATTGTTGCCATTACCTGCTATTCTGGCTATAACCAAGAAGATTCTGTCATCATGAATCAATCTTCAATTGACCGTGGCTTCTTCCGCTCTCTATTTTTCCGTTCATATAG GGATGAAGAGAAAAAGATGGGAACGCTTGTTAAAGAGGATTTTGGGCGTCCTGATAGAGAAAATACCATG GGAATGCGACATGGAAATTACGATAAATTAGAAGATGATGGATTTGCACCTCCT GGAACAAGAGTTTCTGGTGATGATGTCATTATTGGAAAGACCACACCTATTTCTCAAGATGAGGCTCAAGGACAATCTGCAAGATACACGCGCAAAGACCATAGTACCAGTCTACGACATAGTGAAACTGGAATTGTGGATCAG GTTCTTTTGACAACAAATGCAGATGGATTGAGATTTGTCAAAATAAGGATGAGATCTGTCAGAATTCCACAGATTGGAGACAAATTCAGCAGCCGGCATGGACAGAAAGGAACCATTGGAATGACTTATACACAAGAAGACATGCCATGGTCCGCTGAAGGCATCACCCCAGATATTATTGTGAATCCACATGCTATCCCTTCTCGTATGACAATAGGTCAGCTAGTTGAGTGCATCATGGGGAAGGTTGCTTCTCACATTGGAAGGGAAGGAGATGCTACCCCTTTCACTGATGTTACT GTGGATAGTATCAGCAAAACTCTACTCCAGTGTGGCTATCAGATGCGTGGTTTTGAGAGAATGTATAATGGTCATACAGGTCGTATACTAAGTGCAATGATATTCTTGGGGCCAACTTACTACCAGAGACTGAAGCACATGGTGGATGACAAGATCCATTCTCGTGGCCGTGGTCCTGTGCAGATTCTCACTAGGCAGCCTGCTGAAGGGAGATCTCGCGATGGAGGACTACGATTTGGGGAGATGGAACGTGACTGTATGATAGCTCATGGTGCTGCACACTTCCTTAAAGAGAGACTGTTTGATCAAAGTGATGCTTACAGAGTTCACGTATGCCAGCAATGTGGTTTAATGGCTATTGCTAATCTGAAAAAGATGTCATTCGAGTGCAGATCTTGTAGGAATAAAACTGACAATGTTCAG GTGTATATTCCCTATGCCTGCAAGCTTCTGATTCAAGAGCTCATGTCAATGGCAATTGCCCCAAGAATGCTTACAAAGGAATTGAAACCATCAAATGGAAAGTAA